A single window of Triplophysa rosa linkage group LG2, Trosa_1v2, whole genome shotgun sequence DNA harbors:
- the LOC130569857 gene encoding sterile alpha motif domain-containing protein 3-like, which produces MLVRVIFSEADIRKVELTTKPDTVDLLISSLKDVFQINYDFSLQFKDINFDNELCNLTEISELPERPTLKIIPVLSLVPVPRSTSSEELSNTPSQADTDILSNSSEERKRQWPEVFDMYIPKFSVDVEYRLRQANLLHLRDGTHLIPSKELKHDILERLAETIYALKAYPTNAEFEAVASALVRAHPCLKEQGSVSGWSGWKNSLKFKMGNYRTKMRQRGHRDVTVNGGKHGKQSSCGDPPNKRIKKPKRGEVNYLPDYPDGQDDSSLEDARQLMVDEMKKKTPNGALIKQKMDLTFALRRNEVVKDKPAITQICQRWPALFTEHQVCLEFSRVVGKSLRQEFYEALDHHSPRLMEIFKAKRGLTGQVLADLMRQTKASDVTEVRCLVLRGLPVILGDDPSTFVKACFDVDDEEGLYNDVPVGILCHEQENITPHTQSLHHNASSVGIILEGNIVMDVESLPQAMYIVFGLTYALHLNYPKYMKNTFDFFQQVLLNLGKTDLKPKLQTLKNQLAM; this is translated from the exons ATGCTTGTGAGAGTTATTTTCAGTGAAGCAGACATAAGGAAGGTGGAACTGACGACAAAGCCTGATACAGTTGACCTTTTAATTAGCTCCCTTAaagatgtttttcaaataaactaTGACTTCAGCTTACAGTTTAAAGATATCAACTTCGACAACGAACTGTGCAATCTAACAGAGATATCAGAGCTGCCTGAGCGACCAACCCTTAAAATTATTCCAGTGCTTTCTCTTGTGCCCGTCCCACGGTCAACATCAAGTGAAGAACTAAGCAACACACCCAGCCAGGCAGACACGGACATCCTCTCCAACTCCTCTGAGGAAAGAAAACGCCAGTGGCCAGAGGTATTTGATATGTATATACCGAAATTCTCTGTCGATGTGGAATATAGACTGCGTCAAGCAAACCTGCTCCATCTCAGGGATGGAACACACCTCATTCCATCAAAGGAGCTCAAGCACGACATCCTCGAGAGGCTGGCCGAGACCATATATGCCTTGAAAGCATATCCAACAAATGCAGAATTTGAAGCTGTTGCCTCAGCACTGGTGCGAGCACACCCATGTCTCAAAGAACAAGGATCAGTGTCCGGTTGGAGCGGTTGGAAAAACAGCTTGAAATTCAAGATGGGGAATTACCGAACAAAAATGCGTCAGCGGGGTCACCGTGATGTCACCGTGAACGGCGGTAAACATGGAAAGCAATCTTCTTGTGGAGACCCACCTAACAAGAGAATCAAGAAGCCAAAGAGAGGAGAAGTCAATTACTTACCAGATTATCCAGATGGACAGGATGACTCCAGCCTTGAAGATGCTCGACAGCTCATGGTGGacgaaatgaaaaagaaaacccCAAATGGAGCCCTCATCAAGCAGAAGATGGATCTGACATTCGCTCTTCGAAGGAATGAAGTTGTGAAGGACAAGCCTGCCATCACCCAGATATGTCAACGTTGGCCAGCTCTCTTTACTGAACACCAG GTGTGTCTGGAGTTCAGCAGGGTGGTTGGTAAGAGCCTGAGACAGGAGTTCTACGAGGCCCTAGACCATCACAGTCCCAGGCTCATGGAAATCTTCAAGGCAAAGAGGGGCCTCACAGGGCAGGTCTTGGCTGACCTGATGCGACAAACAAAG GCTTCGGATGTGACAGAAGTCAGATGCCTTGTCCTCAGGGGGCTTCCTGTCATTCTTGGCGATGATCCATCCACCTTCGTCAAGGCCTGCTTT GACGTTGATGATGAGGAAGGTTTGTACAATGATGTGCCAGTGGGGATCCTCTGCCATGAACAGGAAAACATCACTCCACACACGCAGTCCCTTCACCACAATGCATCCTCAGTGGGAATCATCTTGGAGGGAAACATTGTGATGGATGTTGAGAGCCTGCCCCAGGCCATGTACATTGTCTTCGGACTTACCTATGCACTGCACCTCAACTACCCAAAGTACATGAAGAAcacttttgatttttttcaacaggTACTTCTGAACTTAGGTAAGACAGATCTAAAACCTAAACTTCAAACACTCAAGAATCAACTTGCAATGTAA